agagcctataggaaaaggctggatccaagccttcttgaagaggaatccatcagtcaaggtccagagaagtcgccctatcgattctaggcgtgttaatggggcatctactgaggtcatcagggactggttcaaactactcgccataccagagatcaccagcatcaaaccagctaatagatacaacatggatgagactggtatccttgagggccagggatctaatgggctggtgctgggcatgtctgagacgaagtctgtacgtaagaaacagcctggatcaagggcatgggtatccatcatcgaatgcatctctgccctgggccatgttctgaatcccctcgttatctataagggcaaggcagtccagcagcagtggtttcctctagaccttggcccttatgaaggatggcaattcactgcaacggagaatggatggacttcagatgccactgcagttgaatggctgcagaaggtcttcatccctcagactcttcctcagggcaaggaggtcaggctgctgatcatggatggacatgggagtcatacaacgactgactttatgtggttatgctatataaacaacatccatctattgttcttaccgccacatacctcccatgtcctccagccacttgatcagtcagtcttcagccctgtcaaggcagcctataggaaggagcttggataccttggtcagtggaatgattcaactgttgtaggcaagaggaactttataggctgttatcagaaggctcgtactgcaggtatgacgatgcagaacattagaagtggttggaaatggacagggttatggcctgtctctatggcgaagcctctgatgagctccctactgctcccatcaacaccagcagcatcaggatcatctgatcaggtcagcaaagggcagtctggaggcaaggaagctgaaggatgggtatctgcgtcatctgcagtggcatggtcgacgccaaggaagatgaaggatctagctgggcagttgaagctattcacagagctggagaatgatgcctttactcaacgccttctattcaggaaggtaaaaaaaggcttcagcgagcaggcatatgagctggcaaatacccagcagaaactggagcttctgcaggcccaagtcaccaatactgcagtaaggaaaagaagggcagtccagctggatcctaacactaagttcgccaacatcaaagacatccagcaggcgcaacttaaggctggggaaaaagaggatgatgcagccgaatccagcgactctgaataccctagtgaagctgaaagctgtattgttgttgcatctagaagaagtcaatgattaattgaagtcgacgagtatgatgggaatagcttcatttttggggtgccgaaatggggggggtgccgaaaagtgggtagtctgacttaccCTGGACGTGTAGTTATGTGGCGGTAGAAGGATGACTCCTCTGTGAAGTCTCGAGACCGTGTTTACAGGCGCTTACTTTGTAAGGATCTGTAATACTTTCAGTCAATCTCATGGAGATTGTGTTAATGTAACTCTAATGCATCGAAGTAGCTAAAAGTAGTCCAGCTGGAATTTATGGACAGGGTAGTAGGGGGTAATGTAAGATTTCCTTGGGACGCTCTGCACTTACGTGCACGTTTTATTCTACCAAGCACATCCTTTCCTTTTCTATGACTGCCCTGTTTAGCTAAACGTTCAAATCTGGCAGAACTACCGTTTGCATCAATTACTCACTGGCATCTAAACTTCCATCACGAAAAGGTCTATTTAATACCAAATTACGCTAACATCATAGCATATTACACTTGTCATGCAACGAAGTGTTACGCCGAGAACATGAGCCCCAAAGGGCCCCGGAGAATAGCAAGTATGGACGGGCAGCCCGAGAAGCCGCCCCACGAAGCCGTCTTCTATGGGTTCTTCCCAGTATATATAGACGCTGCCATTTGCTAGACTGCAGAGAGATATCCTACACCCCAAGAAAGGCTTCTGGTTAACTGGGCCAGTACACCAGGCTGCCCCAGGTCCCGCGCTGATCTATCAGCAGTTTGAAGGGCTGGCTAAGCTTACCCTATGGGGATGGCTAGCGAGttggaaaggggggggggggggggcaagcCCCTTTTCTCCAAAACAAGAAGCTGTCTAGCAGAGAACTGAGGGGGAGAAACTCTGTCAGCTCTAGGCGTGCTGCTTACGTCCCAGCCAATACATTCTTCAAACGTGGTCCCAGCCCCAAAATCTGTCAGCAGTCCATCCAGGTTGTATCAAATCCAGTCGTGCCGACAGAACATAAACGAGACCGGCGTAACAAGAGGGCAAGGAAGCCTTCCAACGGCCTTGATGAAACTACAGAAAAGACAACCTGCTCGCCAATGGCCTTTTACATCCATCAGCCCCTACGACCTCAACTCCTATAAAatgaaagaaaaaagaaaacacaGTCGCCACGCCACTAGCCTTCCGCTCCGCGACCCCCTCATGGCCCCCCTTGCCGCGGTTGGGCCTTGCCATACTCCAGTAAGAGAGGAGCATAGGCATCAAGAAACATCAGAGGTCCGCCTGCACAACCTACTATGGCATCAGTGCTGGCACCGCACGAGGAGAGGCCTAGCAAAGGATACTTGTCCAGACGGGCCATTGAGATGACACGCCGTCTGAGTTCTGTCCAACGTAAAACAGCGTTGGGGAGGACAGGCCATACGCACATTACAGAAACAACAAACGATGATAAGATGAGGCCAATAGACACAATTTCATGATGTGAAAGCGGGTGCTTTTATGAATGTTTTTTATTGCTACTCTTCACTCTCTTTTCCATCTATCCCATCTCATTATGAAATCGTCACAatcatcccccccctcaccAACTTGTTCCAAAATCTGATAAGCAAACCTCTATGCTGGGCCACACTAACCTGAAGCTGAGGTCTTATGCAAACAAACAcgcaaaaaagaaaagaaaaagatgACGAAAACAATAACTAAAACATAGGAGAATCCTTTATCTTGACATCATGCTGACCCCATAACTTATATGTCCAGCAGAGCAGTACACCAATTACATAAAGACAAGCATGCCGGCAGCAACCACCGCGATGAGGCTCATCAGGGGCATGGCGCCCGTGGCCTTCAGTGCGGGCTCGCCGGCGGTGACCACAACAGAAGGGGACGTGGTGGCGGGGCGCGTGGTGGACGGGCCGGATGTTGTCACGGGCGGGTTCGAGGAGGTGATGGGACGGATGCTGGTGTCGACGCCCGGGACAGAGGGCCGGGTGACCAGCGTGGAAGCGCTCGAGACCCGGACGATGGAGGAGGTTGCCGTGGTTGTGACGTCGCGGACGCTGGTCGAGCCGCCCGTGAAGACAGGGGCCAGCGTGGTGGTGTCCCTCGTGCGGGTGATGGTCGAGCAGGTGCCGTTGAAGTTGCAGCGCGTCAGGGTCGTCACGGGCGGGAGGGCGGTGATGACAGGCGGCAAAGTGATGGTGCGGCAGACCCCGTTGAAGTtgcacgtcgtcgtcgtgatCGGGGGAGGCAGCGTCGTGACAGGAGGAGAGACAATGGCGGTCGTGCTGTTCGTGAAGGGTGGCGTCGTGGCAGGGGTCGTCGTGGGAAGGGTCGTCGTGGGAAGGGTCGTCGTGGGAAGGGTCGTCGTGGTGACGCTAATGATGATGGTGCTATTGTTggggaggacgagggtggaggtggacgaggtggGCAGGGTGACCGGGTCGGTCGTGGTCGTGTTGAAGAGGGTCGTGATGGCCGTCTCAGTGGTGAGAGACGTGGTTATGTCAGAGCTGGTGATGCTGGACTccgaggtggaggagagggaagaagaagtggACGTGAACGAGGTCGAGCTTGTGTCCGAGGTTGTGGCGGTGCTGGTGGAAGTAtcgccggtggtggtggacgaGGTGCTCGTCGAAGTCACGTCACTGACGCTTGAGCTGGTGGACGAAGAGTcaaggctgctgctggtgctggaAGAGATCGAAGTAGTCGTGAcctcggtggtggtgaccgtcgtcgaggtcgggcTGACGGTGGTGGTAGTCGGCAACTCCGTGGTGGTAGTCGGCGAAGTCGTCTGGCCGTTGACGCCAAccaagatggcggcgccggcagcgagGCGGATAAAGGCAGGGGAGACCATTATGACGGTTGGTGATGAAAGCGAGGGTGATGTAGCTGGGTAGAGggtttcttcttttgctGTGTGGTAGTAGAGCCGGAGAGAACTCGGAAGAGGCTGGTAGCAAAGGACGAAAGCGACTGTGGAAGCGAGAGCTTgaggtgaggaggaggacgttTGTTGGTTGTTGAGTAGTGGTTGTTATTGTTGTGATGATGAGAAGAAAGGAGAGATGTAGGCCGGGTCCAAGGGGACTTGATATAGCCGTCCCTCACGCCGGGATGCTGCCTCATCTTCAACAGACGAATGCCGCGAACGGCCACGGCCAGCAAAGGAACTCGAAAACCTCCCGCGATAGCATCGTCGACCAGAAAAGCCGTAAAGATTGGGACACCGGCTGTGTGGTTGAAAGCGGTGGGCCGATGGCGCCAGCACCGCGTGCGCTCAGCATGTTCGGGCCGTTTTAGTGGCACCGTGGCGGACAGTTGAGCCCGACTGGTGATGTATGCGGTAAGTGGAACGGGATATCTGGATTAGCTTATCGTGGCACAGCACGGCGAATACGGGAGCACTGGTGGTGGGTTATGACGACCTGGGCTTGCTGCGGCTAACAAGTGGTGGCTGAGTCCGTCGGATCTGGGGCGAGTCGGGTGGTTATTTAGAGTGAGACATCGCGTGATGGCACAAATGAGTGCTCCGAGGCACGGCGAAGGTTGGCCGTGACGGAACCGAACTCCGAGGAGAGGATGCGTGGACGGTTGAGAATGAGACAACTGACAAGCAGAAGCGCTTCCGTTCGATTCGGCGCCGAAGGCAGATCTTCATTCCTACCCGCTGTGCTGGGAGGATACCGTTGCCCCCAGCGTTCCAGCATTCCAGCATTCCAGCTCGACGTTTGAACGCGAGGTATACCTCGGCTCGCCCTCTCCTGCTGTTCCCATGCCAAATGCAGCCTTGCTCGATTGCTCGGTTCGAGATGCCTCGTGTGTTGAACAAGGCCAAGACGCCGCTCCGTTCATCCGTCTGATTATCGTGGGTGATGATACTGTAGTGGGACTAGAATCCGAATTCCCTAAATAACAACAACCTTCTGCCACAGCCCAGTCGTCAGCAGTAACTGACTCTGGAGATGGCGAGTTGAGTCGATACGAGATTGGCATCTAGCATCTTCCGGATCTAGCCGCGAACGAAAGCCACCGATACCGGATTTTTCCAGGCCATGCCCCTATCAAGCAAAGGCGTTTTCGGTCCTTTCCGGACAGCAGCCTACCTTTACAATGTCCCGTGTGTAAATGGAAACGGGAATCCGACTGCGAAACCCGTCCGTAGGAAGCCACGTAGTGTGTCGTCAAGTCTTTGCCAAGGATGAGATACGAATCAAGAATCCGCTTTGCGTGCGCAGCGGTGGCTGGTGTGACGGCAGCGTTGATGTTTTTACCGAgggacgaggtcgactgAGACATGGCTCGCGTGGGGGGTTGACGAAGTGGAGGGTGAACGTGAAGCAAGTAAAATGGCATGTCGTTGATATGCTATGATTAGTCAGATCCTTCAAGAGCAGTCAGTCATAATCGAAATAGTAAATGGCAGTGTAGATGTGAAGAGATTTGATATGATGAGCGAGCCCGTGTTCATCTGGACTCCGATCCTGGTTTTGCCCCCATGCAAAACGCCCCGACAAAGAAAAACATGTCCAAGCTGGTCTATTCGTACATGGCATGATGTGATAGTCTCTGGTCCTCTCCCCtgctgcccgccgccccctccccttcctcgcctccgtcgtcatcttggTCGAAGCAAGGCTTACAGCTTCATACCCAGCGCCTTGTGCACGCGCATGCTCTGTCGGATGCTGAGGTCGAGCATGAtctcctcgctgccgccggggaTGGCGTAGGCGCGCACGTCGCGGTACAACCtctcgaccttgccgccctggccgccacGCGAGTACGACAAGCCGCCAAAGATCTGAGAGGCCTCACGGGCGCAGAACTCAAAGGTGACGGTGCTCTGGGCCTTGAGACTGGCaatggcgccgccgagcttgagcatggcctcggtctcggccatcttctcGCACTGGTAGATAAGGTTCTCGAGCCACGCGTACGACGCCTCAATCTGGCGGGCCATGTGGGCGAGCTTGAGGCGGATGACGGGGTGCTCGATGAGCTTCTTGCCAAAGGTGCGGCGCTTGTTGGCGTACTTGACCGACTCCTCGTAGCAGACGCGGGAGAAGCGGAGGCActggatgatgatgccgataCGCTCGTGGTTGAAGTTGGTCATGATGACTAGAAAGGGAGGTTTGTGTGTTAGTGAATGGTGTCTTGTCAACGATTCATCGTCCGTGTCCAAGGCAGACATAGACATACCTCTGAAACCCTGGTTCTTCTTGCCGAGCAGGTTCTCAACGGGCACCTTGACATCCTCAAAAGTGATGTAGGTGGTGCCGCTGGACCACACGCCCTGGCAGTCCATGCGTCTCGTGGTGACGCCGGGCCCTCTCTCGATGAGCAGCAGGCTGACGCCGTTCATGCCGGGGCCGCCGGTGcggacggcggtggtgaAGTAGTCGCACCAGATGCCGTTGGTGATCCActtcttctcgccgttgacgatgaAGTGCTTGCCGTCCTCGCTGAGCTTGGCCTCGCAAGTCAGGTTGGCAACGTCGGAGCCGGCATCGGGCTCGGTGATGGCCAGGCAGATGCgcttgtcgccgtcgaggatgccGGGCAGGATACGTTCGACGAGGGCCTTCTGGCCGAACTTGACGAGAGGCGGGCAGCcgatgccgaagccgccaATGACGTTCCAGACGAAACCGCCCGAGGCGGCGCGCGACAGCTCGTCCGTCAGCAGCATCTCGTGGAAGAGGTCCCAGTCCTTGGGGTCGACCGAGGCGACCGTCCTCTTGGTGTACTGGGTCGGGTAGTGGACAccgagcaggccggccaaGTAGCCGCGCTCACCCATCTGCTTGTAGATGGAGGGGTCgacctccttcttctcgtcccaCTCGCCGACAAAAGGCTCGACGTTAGTCTCGACCCACTCGCGGATCTCGGCGCGGAGGGCAGCGTGCGTCTCGTTGAAGTAGGG
This sequence is a window from Colletotrichum higginsianum IMI 349063 chromosome 8, whole genome shotgun sequence. Protein-coding genes within it:
- a CDS encoding Acyl-dehydrogenase, coding for MSKTFSTSDVASHNKPEDLYIIVDGDVYDLTKFQDDHPGGKKILQRVAGKDASKQFWKYHNEGILKKYKTKLLVGSLDSKPKAAEPAPAAAPAPKKAAPKRAPESSSTESEPMDPFGDLVPYADPNWYQAYHTPYFNETHAALRAEIREWVETNVEPFVGEWDEKKEVDPSIYKQMGERGYLAGLLGVHYPTQYTKRTVASVDPKDWDLFHEMLLTDELSRAASGGFVWNVIGGFGIGCPPLVKFGQKALVERILPGILDGDKRICLAITEPDAGSDVANLTCEAKLSEDGKHFIVNGEKKWITNGIWCDYFTTAVRTGGPGMNGVSLLLIERGPGVTTRRMDCQGVWSSGTTYITFEDVKVPVENLLGKKNQGFRVIMTNFNHERIGIIIQCLRFSRVCYEESVKYANKRRTFGKKLIEHPVIRLKLAHMARQIEASYAWLENLIYQCEKMAETEAMLKLGGAIASLKAQSTVTFEFCAREASQIFGGLSYSRGGQGGKVERLYRDVRAYAIPGGSEEIMLDLSIRQSMRVHKALGMKL